One Triticum dicoccoides isolate Atlit2015 ecotype Zavitan chromosome 5B, WEW_v2.0, whole genome shotgun sequence genomic window carries:
- the LOC119305124 gene encoding uncharacterized protein LOC119305124, with translation MESPQKKAASMDGSKTPHLPPVTVAKKTPRPDVVREVNEWVLVTAGIFVFSFGLAYALVLFHVPCSQEAVMNALGIGMLCCVALQAAAAVLALRLQCRRRWVRRALPYLALALTSGGHCFYAALARLFLVADPGDLFFRICSTVGIFVYAAGDIISFLALLLSREE, from the exons ATGGAGTCCCCGCAAAAGAAGGCTGCATCCATGGACGGAAGCAAGACGCCTCATCTGCCGCCGGTGACCGTGGCCAAGAAGACGCCTCGTCCGGATGTTGTCCGAGAGGTCAACGAGTGGGTGCTCGTGACCGCCGGCATCTTCGTGTTCTCCTTCGGCTTGGCCTACGCACTCGTGCTCTTCCACGTCCCCTGCAGCCAG GAAGCTGTGATGAACGCCCTTGGCATCGGGATGCTGTGCTGCGTCGCGCTCCAGGCGGCCGCAGCGGTGCTGGCGCTGCGTCTCCAGTGCCGCCGTCGCTGGGTCCGCCGTGCCCTCCCCTACCTCGCGCTCGCGCTCACCAGTGGCGGCCACTGCTTCTACGCCGCGCTAGCCCGCCTCTTCCTCGTCGCCGACCCAGGAGACCTCTTCTTCAGGATCTGCTCAACCGTGGGCATCTTCGTCTACGCGGCGGGAGACATCATCAGCTTCCTGGCCCTCCTGCTCAGCCGCGAGGAGTAG